The DNA region GCTGGCGGCGAATACCGATCCGGAATCGGTTTTTGAAAAATTGAATGACAGTATCAAAAAGCAGATCCAGGTGATCGAAGACTATCACGGCATCATCGACAAGCTGACCGGCGACGAGGTCATGGCCATTTTTGAGGGGCCGCAGATGGCTGAAAATGCCATTCAATGCGCTCTTCAGATAGTCAAGGCGCTGTCCGAACGGGAAAAGTGTCTGGATCATTGCTGGTCATCGGTCGGTATCGGTATCAATACCGGGCCTGTTTTTATAGGAAGCCTGGGAACCGAATCTTTTAGGGACTACACGGTGATCGGCAATACCGTCAATATT from Deltaproteobacteria bacterium includes:
- a CDS encoding adenylate/guanylate cyclase domain-containing protein, which codes for LAANTDPESVFEKLNDSIKKQIQVIEDYHGIIDKLTGDEVMAIFEGPQMAENAIQCALQIVKALSEREKCLDHCWSSVGIGINTGPVFIGSLGTESFRDYTVIGNTVNIAARLCGLAYEFQVLCTKVTIDSIQGNWFQVESMGEKMLKGLSRPIEIFQAISKRV